From a single Hypomesus transpacificus isolate Combined female chromosome 14, fHypTra1, whole genome shotgun sequence genomic region:
- the ciao2a gene encoding cytosolic iron-sulfur assembly component 2A — MQSDMEEKVLEVYDVIRCIRDPEKPNTLEELEVVNEKCVEVKDLGEDEYLIIIKFSPTVPHCSLATLIGLCLQVKLQRCLPFKHKLEIYITEGTHSTEEDINKQINDKERVAAAMENPNLREIVEQCVSEPDD, encoded by the exons ATGCAAAGCGACATGGAAGAAAAAGTATTAGAAGTATACG ATGTCATTCGCTGTATACGAGACCCTGAGAAACCAAACACATTAGAAGAGCTTGAAGTTGTCAATGAGAAATGTGTTGAAGTTAAAGACCTTGGAGAGGACGAGTACCTCATTATCATCAAGTTCTCTCCGACTGTCCCTCATTGCTCCCTTGCCACATTAATCG gcctctgtttacaAGTTAAACTGCAACGATGCTTGCCCTTTAAACACAAG TTGGAAATCTACATAACTGAAGGAACCCACTCCACCGAAGAAGACA TTAACAAGCAAATCAATGACAAGGAGAGAGTGGCAGCTGCGATGGAAAACCCCAACCTCAGAGAGATCGTGGAACAGTGTGTCTCTGAGCCTGACGACTGA